The Aspergillus luchuensis IFO 4308 DNA, chromosome 6, nearly complete sequence genome segment GCAAAGCCAGCCACTCCAGCAACCTTGATCGCCTTGGGGATTGTGCGCTGGATGATAGTCATCCTTTGTTTAGAGAACCACTGCTTTATCAAGATGGAAacgaagaaagcaaaaatggACGAGAAGCACTCAGAAAGTACATTGGGGCTTCACGGTCTAAATAGGCCGAGAAATCAGTAGTGTACTCCATCTCGCATAAGGTGAAAGACCACTGTGGACCAAGGGACAAAGCAATTGCCTCAGAGGAGCATGTTTCATTGGACGAGATCAGTGGATATATTATCGTCCCCAAATTAGGGAGACCAGATCGAGTATATCGTAGAAAGGAGGACTGCAGTGATATACAGAGTGTAGTCCCAAAGACCGAGCAACATCAGATTTCAAACCCCGACAAAATCCGAGACCCTGGATGATGTCAACGACAGACGGTGGTGTGTTTGTGTGCCTGACGGCAGCGGGTCGGTGCCTTGATCTTCCCGCCATCAAAGCGGGTCCACCGAGTAAATGCAATCAACAATTTGTGACTACCGGATTTATATCCCTATGGCTTCAGTATTGTCATTCCATCTGTAGCAATACATCAGGATTCGCCTGTTCTTAAGTTCACATGATATCAACGTCTTTTGAAGACCATCCGGAGTAGATGACTCCATTTAATACAGTACTATACTAGTCTCTGTAGACAGTGCCCATGATTGAAACTTCGACAACAACTACGATATATATGTTACTACTTATCGTGGTCACATTATACTAGTACTCCAGCAGTACTTATTCTGCTTTGGCGTTCACTCTTTCTAAACTGATAAGGCATGAGATCGACTTCCGCCATGTATGCATAGACTGACAGGGTATTTGACGGCCCGCAGATCCTGACTCCCCGCTGCGGGACGCATGGGGAGTGGAGTGCGGGTCGCTCAGGTTGTACAAGTAGCTGGCGTGTTGACTGGATCAAAGATGTAAAGAGGCCCTTGCAGTTCCTCTGAAGAGCAGCGGGGGCTGTGCGTTGACCTTTGCATTCACAACAAATAGAAGATTTGGCTGGTTGGACTAATGCAGGCTTCGCGAGGCTTCCTGAACAAGCCACACGGGAAGTCTCTTGAGCAGAGCCACGGAATATTGCTCCCTTCCTAGATAGTTCTGAGATTATATTTACTGCGCGCAGCCTGGTTTGCATCTTCTCTCGGACGCTTGTCTACATTTGGAACCTACATTAGCGTCCATGTGCAGCGTGAGGATGCCAAAGATGTGCATCAACCGGGCTGACGAAGAGCAAGATATGTCCTTAGCCCCGAGAATGGCGTACGAGCCATTTCAGATCAACAGTTGCTCATCACCCCTCGCTTGTTAACTGTATACGTTCTCAAACTCCAAGTTCCCCTCGCTGTACACTAGGTGCACAAATCCCAACCATGTGACTATATTTCTATGTCCATATACGTAGCCGCTGCCGGTACCGTCGTATAGAACCGTGACAACCTAGGAATATCCAAGGGTTGAAGGAACTTGTAAGTGGGCAAGTCCTTCGAGTGGGAGTTGGCATTGGTGTCTTCAACAAGTGTAGAATATCACCGAAGACGCTTCCTTCGGATGGATTGATGGGTAGTGTTTGGAGTTGAAGCCGATAGCGGTTCTCAAAAACTGGTTGTCTTCACTCGTACTTTGTTTCGTTTTGGACACGAACGACTGTTTGGAAATCGACAATCACCGACACACCCGAACGTACGGAATAGTACCTGAATAGCGCTGAGCAATATTTTTGTACTGTCCTTCCAGCCTGTGTATTTTGTCTTCCGATTTCCCTAGTCGCCATTTTGACACGGAGATGTATTTTGGGATGGCGTGGGGGTCACAGGCGTCGGAGGTGAATGGTAACTAGCTCCATTAGTAGCAATGCCTTTTTGCTGGACGGTTGTGAGTCTGGATGAGAAACTGCCAGGTAGACATTCGCAGacagaaaatgaaaaaactACTGTGTGTCATAGCAGTGCACGATGAAGTTAGtttgataatttattaacCTGGAAAAAGCAGGTGAGAGAAAAGGAGTGATTGCAAGTGCTGTCTGCGTGTCGGTTAAGCGCCGTTCCTAGAATGGAACCAACCGCGCAGACAATGAAGACAAGAATGTCTGGCCCAATGCGGAATGGGGCCTATTCAAGCGGAGAACCGATGAACAAACAATATTCACCACCATaacaatagtagtagtgacaAGGGAGCAGAAAAGGGAGACAAGTTTGACAATCCACAGTCACTGATACTCATTATCTCATCGAATCCGACCGAAAAAAGACACcgggtggagaggagaaagaggggcggaaggagagagacacaCTTTCTCCGCAAAAAGGCGAGGGAAAAAAGGTGGAAAAAAGCCCTCGGGTTGGGTCGAGGCGGCCGACCCAAAGCCGCACCAACACTTTTTTGAGGCTGACTTTTCTAGCGTCATCACTAAAATTTATCCTCACGGATTAACCTACTTTCCCCCTCTGTCCTTCACTGCGGAGCTGTCCTGCATTCCCCCCATCACTCAACGCCCCTTTGGACGTCCACTATCACTCTCGTGATTTCTTCCCCGTCGGAAGCCCCCCCCCTTAAATCCTTTAGAAGAACCTTTATTCTGAGACGCGCACAGGAATCCCCTTGGCGCGTTTCCCACTTCTGAACAACCGCAATCATGGGTACGTTTAacccctcctcgtccggcGCACTGTCCCAATTTACGTCAATTTCGCATCCTCTGAACTGTCCTGGATACTAATGGCTTTATTCTACGTACAGCGCCCTCTAAGCAGAAAGCCCAGAAGATGTCTCTGGGCAACTTCTTGGCCGATGAGAGTATGTCCCTGTGCATCCATATCGTCGCGGGGAGGAACGGTGGCTAACAGGAACAGACTTCGGTTCTTGGGCCGACGAGATGGAAGACATGCCTTTGCCTTGTAAGTGACGGATCCCTTGCCTTTGGTTTATCGCTCCCTGCTAATATTGATGCCTTTCTAGCCGGTACGTTGTACATGCTATTTCTTCCTTCGATCCGATTGATGCTAAACTTATATCAGCTCCCGCTCCGTCCAGCTTCGGTCGCTCTGCTGcgccttcttctggcttcGGAAGCagctttggtggtggtacggAACTCGCCCCTGTGTTATTGCTGCATTCTGCTCCGATATATGTGTTTGATGCTGATGGAAAGTACCAGAGCGTGAGCGTGGTGGCTACGCCGTGAGAGagccccttcctcttccgacCCAGCCCCCCTACACTGCCCATGTTGGAAACCTGTCCTTTGATGCGACTGCCGCCGATATCTCCGACCTCTTTGCCGACTGTGGTGTTACCAACGTCCGTATCGTGGAGGACAAGTTGACCAAGGCCCCCAAGGGCTTCGGATATGTCGAATTTGAGACTGTTGATGGTCTGAAGAAGGCTCTTGATCTTTCCGGCGCTACCCTCCAGGGACGTTCCATCCGCACCAGCATTGCCGAACCTCGTAGGTGTCCCTTCTCAGGTATGATGATTTGCGCCAGCTGACGGTACCTATAGCCAAGGAACGTGATGTCAAGGAGTTTGACTGGACCCGCAGAGGCCCTCTGCCCGATATTCCTCAGCGCCGTGTGCCCGACCGCTCCTCTTTCGGACGCAACCTCGACAACATGTCTGATGCCGGCAGCGACCGCGGTAGTGGCCGCCGCAGCAACTTTGAGAGTGATGGAAAGTTCCGTGATTTCAGCAACTGGGAACGCAAGggccctctctctcccccgccTGCACCTGTCCGGGAAGGTGGCCGTCCCCGCAGCAACGAAGCACCTGGTTTCAGAAGAAGCTCCCCCGCCTGGGGTGAGGGACGCTCCCAGGATGGCTCCCGCCCCCCGAGACGCGAATTCCAAGAACGCACCCCCACCGCTGCTGAACTCGATAACGCATGGAGATCCAAGATGCGCCCCGACCAGCCCGCCAAGGAGGCCAGcaaccctccctctcctgctGCCGCTCCCGCCGCCCCCGCTACTCGCCCTCGCTTGAACCTCCAAAAACGGACTGTGACTGAGGCCGTCTCCAGCCCCACCGCCAACACCGAGTCCAAGGCTAGCCCGTTCGGTGGTGCTCGGCCCATCGACACTGCCGCTCGCgagaaggaggtggaggaacgTCGCCAGATTGCCATCCGTCAAAAGAAGGAAGCGgacgagaaggccaaggccgagaagacTGAGAAGTCTGAGAAGACCGAAAAGCAGCGTCCTGCCAAGGAGCAGCCCAAGGCTGAGAAGACCGGTGCGCCGGCTGATCCCAACGGCCGCGATGTCGCCGAGCACGCCCAGGGTGGCACGAACTTCGAGATCCTCCGGCGGGCCGGTGAGGACGAGAGCGGTATGACTGCCGATCAGGATCAGAgcgaggaggctgctgccAAGAAGGCCGAAGCCTCGACCGACGCTCCCGCCAGCAAGGCGAACGGCAACTGGAGGGCTGGGCCTGCCGAGGCTGGAGCCGACGACGAGGGCTGGAGCACCGTGAGCTCGAAGCAGCGCAACAACCGCCGTGGCGGCCGCACGTTTGCATAGATCAATGGATACCCCCCAAGCTCGTCATCGCTTGACCGAAAACCGTGCGCCATGGTCCCCGAAGAAGTGCGTGTCATAAAGCGACCAGGCTTTGCTTCTAGCCCATGTTGGGTCGCCGAATCGCTGCGCAACACTCGTGGAAATGGCCAGGTGGATTTTGGTTAACGTCGATGTCCGTTTGTTTTGATGTTGTTCAAGAGTCgtcctcaacttctttcgcttttctcctttctctcttcctacGGGTTGCCGCCTCCGTCTAGATCTAGGATTCAGGTCTAGTCCCCTTGTTTCTTCCGTCAAGCATGTCGAAAAGTTTGTTCTTTTCTCCAAATTTCCTAGTGTGTGTTCTTCACGTTTCTCTGAGCTAGTTATTCCCATGTACGTGGATGAAGTGTTATACAGCAATGACCCTTATGGCTGAtgcgaaggaagaagagtatACGTTTCTTTTCACTTGTTATCTTATGCTTTCTGAACTTGCTGATCAAAACCTCAACCCTCCATTCGCCTCCGAAATTAATTTGCCCAACCCCTTTTTTTGCTGCCAGACAGTTGCTATTCTTACTCCACTCTCCaaactctctttcctttttaaACTCTGTCTTGCTTCTGGATCCGGGGATGGCGCGTGGAGTCTTGTTCCCTTCTTGTTCAACCTAACCGGAGAGCCCCCATGCATGtccctactactagttgACACGAGGCAGTTCCCCCATACGAATAAGATAACGATTAGCAGTTTATAAGGCCTAGTCTAGTAGCTTAGTACCTCTACCTCGTAATCACTATGATCGGTAAATGAATGACAATCATCACTACCATGAATACTACTAAGAGTGCGTGCAAGCTATGCGgctaagtatatatataccaaaCCGAACCCACTACCAAAATACATAAACATAAAAACCTAGTATTTAAACCCCACCCTCATTAGTACATCATAACTATCCCAAGAAattaaagaaagaaactaCACCGATCGCTTTcgtctccctccctccatcaacGAGACAGCAAGCACGCGCGCgcggagaagctgaagggaACTTACAGAGAgacgggggagggaaaaccAAACCTAATTCGATCGAAGAGGATCGACGGGATGCATGGCGACCCAactagtagcagcagtacctagcagcagctgaagaaCGTGAGTGAGTAAGAGTGAGTAAGAAACTTAGTCCAGTCAGACCATCCATCAATTTATTCATTGGTGAGTGAGTTGAGTTCTTCGCTCCCAGCCCCCATCCCGAATAGGAAGTCGGGTCCCCGCGGATTAtctgtctctctgtctgtcagaGAGGGAGTGAGAGAATTATGATGGGGGTGAGGGGAGGAATAAAGGCAATATGTTGAGCTAGAGCTAGATTACTACGTAAGTTGGTCTTTATCTATCTGCTAATCTGTcttgtctatctatctggtttgattttttatctatCGCATTTGGACGCGACGAGACTGCGACTAACTAGACTACGATTGCTACCATCTGATTACTATCCCGCTACCCTACCCCACATATCATACTACTGTCTGTATCTAAACTAGAGCTCTTGACCGACCGACTGACAGGCtctgttttttcttttttttctttcgcacatatccctcctcttcccctcacgATCCTTCTCTCAGTAACACCCCTCTCTGTGTGTCGGTGTCAGGATGTATCCAGCTGAGTTCCTTTCTGATCCGCCTTCTACGGGCTCTGCGCCCTGGAAGCTTGCTTTTCGCTCCTCCAGGGCATTTGTGATTTCTGTCGTGGCTATTGCGGTCTTCACGGTATTTGATCCTGGTGGTAATACAACCGATATTCGTGCTGATGTTGTGACCGAGAATAGGACGTCTTCATATATGGAATGGTAACTGCACCCCAACCTCGGATCGGCTCGGAGCTTCGTCTGACCAGTATAGATTGTACCCATCTTGCCAATTGTGCTCAAAACACGCGTGATCGTACCGGAAGATGAGTGTAGGATGTCTCTGTATCAGAAATTGTAAGACAACAGGCTAATCATCCACAGTGCAAAAATGGATGTCAATCATGCTGGCTGCCTTTGGCGGTGGTATATTCTTCGGATCCCGTAGGTGCCGTTATCTTACTTTCTGAGATGAGCGCAATTGACACCGAGTTGCTAGCCATATTCGGGTATTTCGCGGATAGAAGCTCATCGCGCCAGCTTCCGTTCCTTATTGGACTGCTCGCGCTCGCCGGGACGACTATCGTGTTCTGGTTCGCAGAAACAGTGTCGTCCTTGGTCATTGCGCGCAGTCTCCAAGGGTTGTCAGCGGCCGTGGTCTGGACTGTTGGTTTGGCTCTCGTCGTCGATACAGTGGGAAAGGATCAGGTGGGAGCTGCAATGGGATATGTCTCGATGGCACTGACCGTGGGGACGGTGTTTGGCCCATTTATCGGAGGGATCATGTGAGTTCAGTGTTTGTTGCATTGGATGGTTGAATGGCgatttactaataatctaGGCTGTCGCGAGTGGGCTATCATGCAGTGTTCGTATTGGCTATTGGGTTGATTGTGCTGGATATCTGTCTTCGGCTCGTGATGGTCGAACCCAAGAATGCTGCGCAATGGATTCAGTCGAGCAGTGACGGAGAGACACAAGGTCTGCTAGACGAAGCTGGTGCGCACAGCGCTGGGTACAATGCCATTACGGCAAATGCTGGCGCAGGTCAGACATCTAGCATCGCTGATGAGTGTCCAACCGAGGACAGCGGCGAGCCACTGACCAGCGGGAGGTCAACCTCTGTACCTGGGATTATCCGCCTGATCTTCTCGGGCAAGTTGCTCGTCGTTCTTTTAGCGACGGTAGTGGATGCCATCATCTGGTCCGCTTTTGATACGGTACGTACACATCCCATATTTCCAAAGATGAAGTTAACGAGGTCAGGTGCTCCCACTCTATGTCATGAAAACGTTCGGCTGGGGATCATTCGAAATCGGGCTGTGTTTCCTACCGCTCTTTGCaccttctttcctctccccaTGGATTGGTATGTTCAGACGATCTCCATGCCCTCTGGCTCTGCTAACTAATGATTGCAGGCGATGCAGTGGACCGTTGGGGAGCACCCCGAGTAGCCTTTGTCGGCTTCCTGCTCGATTTTCCAACATTGttgctcttccagcttgtCGCACGCAACTCGACCCAGGACCAAATTCTTCTCTATGTATTCCTGTTCCTCGCAGGTGTCGCTTCTACTCTGCAGATGGTCTCTCTGATGACGGAGGTCAACAACGTGACGGAGCGGTACGAGCGGGAATTCCCCGGTATCTTCGGACATCAAGGAGGAACCGCGCAAGCGTACGGGCTTTTCAATGTGGCCTGGTCTGGCGGGCAGGTACTGGGACCCTTGGTTGCGGGTCTGCTAGTCGAACGAGCCGGCTGGACGACAATGGTGACGGTGCTGGGGGCAGTAAGCGGAGGCATTTCCGTGGTTATCGCGCTCTCGGATCGAAGGGTTCTgccggggagggagaaggagtaACCTTGGACGTAGATTGATGAGTTACGATGCTAAGgctgtgatgatgagtatAACGATAACGATTGACGGGTCAAAAGGGGTGGAGATGAGATGTGGATTCAAAATCAAAATGTTGATGTATGATCATTCGGTCGGGAGGGTATAGTGAAGCCGGGAGGTCTGCAAGGGAGACAAGATCGGTGATTCCTCAGCGCACATCCCCTTTCTAGATAGGTTAAGGTTGAAGATCTCCCGGGTCAGCAAGGGAGCCCGATCTTTATCAAGGCTGCAGGGTTTATCAATTATCTCATGGCTGGTGTTACCCTGGCGATAAGAAACGCGATGACATCCAGGGCGGTTGGCCAGGAGGCTGGAATGGAGTCGACGCCTTTTCACAGCACGCCTCCCAGTCGGTGTGTATCAAGCGCCTGTCTGTAGGACCTTCGTACGAGACAGACCAAGCAAGTCAGCTTTAGGAACTGTCACGGGCATGAGATGCAACTGGCAGATCAACCAGACAGGCAAATGACGAGTCACCAACAGCTTCTCACTAGCCAGCGGGTCTCAACGGCGCGGTCCACACGTGTGGCCTCGCGCGCGGATCCAACAAAATTCCACGGCGTCTCTAAGGGTTCGCAGAAGGAGCAACATTGTTGGTTGGTGATAGGCAGTCCAATGCCAGAGATATGATGATCACATCCATTggcagtagtaagtagtacttggGTGGACTGCCAGCGCagcagaggaaggagaagatggcatTCCTTCTGCTGTTCTGGAGAGGGAAAGACCGGCGGCTCCCCACCGCTTCCCGCCGCAGGGACAATTAATGCATTCAATTCCCAGTTTAATCAATTAATCTTCCCCgtcttactacttactgtcCACTGCCTGTGCTgacttctttcctctcaccggcctcatccccatctgcCTCTGCACGCTCTCTCGCTTTCTTGTTTGAGCAGGCTGGCTACcgacatcttctcctccaaccacCTTCCCTTGCCTCACTACACCACTGCATGAGCGTCCCTTAAGCAGCTTGGCCTCCTATTTATTGTCTCTCTGCCGCTTTTTGCGACACTGGTCCGGCATCCTTTCATTTCAGCCTCCCGCCGCTCAGTTTCACCTCCGATCCGCTGACGTTGCCTTCCCTACAATTGATTGTGCATTATACACGATCGAACTTGATCCTCACTTTCACCTCATGTGGCACAAACAATgtcgaccaccaccactaccaccgctCTAACGTCCACCACTCTCATCGGCACGCTGCCCTCTATGGCGGGCGCTGCCGCTCTCGTCTCCGGAAAGGCCTGTCCAACTTGCGGCCAGGACGGATTTTTCGCGGCTGGACAGTCCACAAATGATACCCGACGTCGAGCGAAGGACCTCGAAGGCCAAGTCAACGCTCTGAACCTGCAAGCCATGCAAATGGGTGAGATAAACAATTCCCAAAAATATACATTCATAGTGTACTAATGGAAGCCATTCTCCAACAGCCGAGAAACTGGCCGCATACGAAGAAGAGATCCGACGACTGCGTGCGCAACCGTCCTCCCGAAACAACACATCCGTGTCATCCACCGCATCGACGCAAATCGACCGGTCCCAATCACCTACTCACCTACAAACATCTCCGAAATCGCAACCGGGCCGACTTTCTACTCTtgcctctttcctcccctcccgtCGACCGAGCGCTACCAGTACCACCCAGGCTCAGCCTGTTGCttcgcctccaccaccggagCCTGTACAGCCGACAACCACCCAGGAGGAGACAGTGGAGTTACAGAATGCGTTGACCCGGGAGCAGAGTCTACGTAAAGCCGCAGAAAGCCAGCTATCGCAGGCGAGcacggagctggaggagttgacAGCGCAGTTGTTCAGCCAGGCAAACGAGATGGTCGCGCAGGAACGCAAGGCACGAGCTCGGCTCGAAGAGCGTGTCGCGGTACTGGAACGTCGAGATGTCGAGAAGCGCGCTCGACTGGAGCGCTTAGAGAAAGCGATGGCACGTGTGGAGCGGATCCGAGCGATGGTCGGATAGATAGGGGGTGAATCAGTTTCGGTTGCTTTTCCTCGCTCTTCATTATCGCTTGCTTTTTATCATATACCCCGGTGTTTTGGTTTGGCGAAAGCCATGTTATGGTTGGCATGAGATGCATGACCTGACGGGATGAGGCGTACTTATGAGAGTGACGATAGCATTTACGGCGCAGCGTTTGAATTATTGCATTGATGGaggatattaatatagcATGGTACATTTCCctcttctataataattgTTGAAATATTCGTCTACACAGTACACAGTGATGAAGgaaataaaatgaatatcCACCGAACCCCGCCATCCACACTCCGGGACTAAACGCCATTAGTCTGAGTGCCTCGCACGTCCCCACATTTTATTTCCTATAgcaaattatattaatagcaTCGATAGACCCTTTCACCTCCAGCTTCCCTCCAATCACTCCTATATATAgttcctttcttccctgtCGTTACTACtcttattatcattatcattgaTCATTGATCTTGTCACACACATTATCAACATGTCCTCCCCCATCGGCGTAGCCATCATCGGCAGCGGtatccaccccctcccttATCCTATCCCGAATATCAATCCCCATTTCACATGAATCTAATGTACTcaactaaataaaataggCATTTTCGCCAAAGAAGAACACCTGGTAATACCCATCCACCCTTCCCCATATACCAAGTACTAATAGGGAACAATCAGCCCATCCtaaccacctcccccctcttcaccctcaaaGCCATCTACTCCCGGAGCCTCAAATCCGCAGAGTCCCTCATCTCGGGGAGCAAGGGAGACGATGTCGTGATGAAGAACGTGGAATTATATTCCGAAGATTCCGAAGCAGGTAGACGGTTTCAGGATCTCCTCGCTAGGGAGGATGTGCGGGCTGTTGTTATTGCGTGagcttccctcccccacttCCATCTAGATAAGATTGCATTCACCATGGCGATAAACGTATGCTAAATGAAAAACAGTCTTCCCATCCCCGCCCAACCAAGCTACATCCGCGCAGCTCTACAAGCGGGCAAACACGTCCTAAGCGAGAAGCCCATCGCGGTTGATCTCAGCACCGCCCGGGCTCTCCTCTCAGAGTACCAGGCTCTCGAGACGAAGCCGCTCTGGGGCGTAGCGGAGAACTGGCGCTTCCTGGCGAAGTTCACGCGGGTGGCTGAGGAGGTTCGGAAGTTGGGGAGTGTGAAGGCTTTTAGGGTCGGTGTGAGGACGTTGATTGGGGAGGGATCGAAGTATCATCGTACgttatctattatttctttcttttacttgCTCTGTTTTGTTTGGGCTTAGTTGTGGGAAAAGGAATGGGTAAGCTAATACTGTCGCAGAAACCGAATGGCGTCGCAAACCCACATACAAGGGCGGTTTTGTCCTCGATGGAGGAGTCCATGCCATTGCTGGATTGAGACTCATTCTTGGTAAGGAGGACGCTATGGCGGCTGTATCGGCTATGATGGGATTGCAGAGGGAGCATCTGGCGCCGGTGGATACGCTCGATGCGGTGGTTAAGACTAAGTCTGGGGCAAATGGGGTGGTGTCCTTGTCGTATGGGGCTGCTGTCAATGAGACGGTCTTTGAGTTTAGCTGTGAGCGCGGTGTGGTCAAGTTGGATCGGGATACGGTGACAGTTAGTGGTGGGGAGTCGTTTGAGGTGCCGTATGAGGGGCGGGGAGTGAATTATGAGGTGGCTGCGTTTGGGGAGTCGATATTGAAGGGacagttggaggagaggctgCGGCCGGAGGAGGCTTTGGCTGATTTGGAGGTTATGGAGGGGATGTTTGTGAGTGAGGGTGGGAAGGTGCTGTTGGATTTGCAGTGATGGTCTAGACGAGTATATACTCTGGTTATGCTCAAAACTTTTGACTGTCCAACAGAACTATTTCGATTCATATTACTTTCCTAGCACGAGCGTAGGATATCTTAGACTTGAGAGCACCGTTGCGATGTATGGGACTGGCACAGTAAACAGTAAGGAAGTCATCGCATGTAGAGCAAAAGACTGAACGAACTTTTGTGGCATGTAAGCAATGCTGACACCTAGGGAAATCTTGAAATTGTCCGCGGAGACCACAATTTGTGCAGAGGCGTGCGTCTGCGCGTTCGGCGGGGATGTCTTTCACCTTCAAAGTCTCTTTGATGTCCATGTTGACCTCCAAAAGTAGCGCGATTCGGTCGTGCCCTCTGCATCGTGCCTTGGTTGTAGCGTCATCGCCCCGTTTGTTTCGGCGCTCAGGGTTTACATTGCCCGTACCTAGCAGTAATCTGACAATATTAGCGTATCCAGCTGATGCTGCTTTCATCAATGGTGTTGTCCCTTGCTTGTCGGCAGCATCAGGGTCGCCCCCAGATTCAAGAATTTGCTTTAAGATAATTTCATCTCCCATTCTTGCAGCCCACCAGAGAGGAGTTCTGCCATGTCGAGGGCCAGGAAGGTTCGGATCAGCGCCATG includes the following:
- a CDS encoding MFS transporter (COG:U;~EggNog:ENOG410PUWD;~InterPro:IPR020846,IPR001958,IPR011701,IPR036259;~PFAM:PF07690;~TransMembrane:11 (o27-51i72-92o98-119i131-148o160-182i189-208o279-305i317-337o349-368i380-401o454-477i);~go_function: GO:0022857 - transmembrane transporter activity [Evidence IEA];~go_process: GO:0055085 - transmembrane transport [Evidence IEA]), encoding MYPAEFLSDPPSTGSAPWKLAFRSSRAFVISVVAIAVFTDVFIYGMIVPILPIVLKTRVIVPEDELQKWMSIMLAAFGGGIFFGSPIFGYFADRSSSRQLPFLIGLLALAGTTIVFWFAETVSSLVIARSLQGLSAAVVWTVGLALVVDTVGKDQVGAAMGYVSMALTVGTVFGPFIGGIMLSRVGYHAVFVLAIGLIVLDICLRLVMVEPKNAAQWIQSSSDGETQGLLDEAGAHSAGYNAITANAGAGQTSSIADECPTEDSGEPLTSGRSTSVPGIIRLIFSGKLLVVLLATVVDAIIWSAFDTVLPLYVMKTFGWGSFEIGLCFLPLFAPSFLSPWIGDAVDRWGAPRVAFVGFLLDFPTLLLFQLVARNSTQDQILLYVFLFLAGVASTLQMVSLMTEVNNVTERYEREFPGIFGHQGGTAQAYGLFNVAWSGGQVLGPLVAGLLVERAGWTTMVTVLGAVSGGISVVIALSDRRVLPGREKE
- a CDS encoding Gfo/Idh/MocA family protein (COG:S;~EggNog:ENOG410PJSM;~InterPro:IPR004104,IPR000683,IPR036291;~PFAM:PF01408;~go_function: GO:0016491 - oxidoreductase activity [Evidence IEA]); translation: MSSPIGVAIIGSGIFAKEEHLPILTTSPLFTLKAIYSRSLKSAESLISGSKGDDVVMKNVELYSEDSEAGRRFQDLLAREDVRAVVIALPIPAQPSYIRAALQAGKHVLSEKPIAVDLSTARALLSEYQALETKPLWGVAENWRFLAKFTRVAEEVRKLGSVKAFRVGVRTLIGEGSKYHQTEWRRKPTYKGGFVLDGGVHAIAGLRLILGKEDAMAAVSAMMGLQREHLAPVDTLDAVVKTKSGANGVVSLSYGAAVNETVFEFSCERGVVKLDRDTVTVSGGESFEVPYEGRGVNYEVAAFGESILKGQLEERLRPEEALADLEVMEGMFVSEGGKVLLDLQ
- a CDS encoding translation initiation factor 4B (COG:A;~EggNog:ENOG410PJ4G;~InterPro:IPR000504,IPR012677,IPR035979;~PFAM:PF00076;~go_function: GO:0003676 - nucleic acid binding [Evidence IEA]) gives rise to the protein MAPSKQKAQKMSLGNFLADENFGSWADEMEDMPLPSPAPSSFGRSAAPSSGFGSSFGGERERGGYAVREPLPLPTQPPYTAHVGNLSFDATAADISDLFADCGVTNVRIVEDKLTKAPKGFGYVEFETVDGLKKALDLSGATLQGRSIRTSIAEPPKERDVKEFDWTRRGPLPDIPQRRVPDRSSFGRNLDNMSDAGSDRGSGRRSNFESDGKFRDFSNWERKGPLSPPPAPVREGGRPRSNEAPGFRRSSPAWGEGRSQDGSRPPRREFQERTPTAAELDNAWRSKMRPDQPAKEASNPPSPAAAPAAPATRPRLNLQKRTVTEAVSSPTANTESKASPFGGARPIDTAAREKEVEERRQIAIRQKKEADEKAKAEKTEKSEKTEKQRPAKEQPKAEKTGAPADPNGRDVAEHAQGGTNFEILRRAGEDESGMTADQDQSEEAAAKKAEASTDAPASKANGNWRAGPAEAGADDEGWSTVSSKQRNNRRGGRTFA
- a CDS encoding uncharacterized protein (COG:S;~EggNog:ENOG410PR27;~InterPro:IPR040351,IPR009449;~PFAM:PF06428;~go_function: GO:0005085 - guanyl-nucleotide exchange factor activity [Evidence IEA]): MSTTTTTTALTSTTLIGTLPSMAGAAALVSGKACPTCGQDGFFAAGQSTNDTRRRAKDLEGQVNALNLQAMQMAEKLAAYEEEIRRLRAQPSSRNNTSVSSTASTQIDRSQSPTHLQTSPKSQPGRLSTLASFLPSRRPSATSTTQAQPVASPPPPEPVQPTTTQEETVELQNALTREQSLRKAAESQLSQASTELEELTAQLFSQANEMVAQERKARARLEERVAVLERRDVEKRARLERLEKAMARVERIRAMVG